CCTGGCCGATGAACTGGCGCGGATCGATCAGCGGAACGAATTGACCTCCGCCTCGCGGCAGTTCCTGCGAGATGCCTACTTCGAACCTGCCCACATTCAATTCGACCTGGGAGGATACGATCCTTCCGGCGACTCTTTTCGGCAGGCCATTGATCTTTATAGCAACGCAGCTTTCTACTTCACCGGAAAACCGGTCGTTCTGGTGGCTTATTATCGAATCGCCGAATGCTACCGGCAGCTCGGTGCCTACGCGGAAGCTCGGCGTCAGCTGGAACAGGCCCGCGTCATTCTGAATCAGATTCCCGAACCGTTCCCCGCCACATCGACGAACTTCAGCAAGCAGGAATGGCAACGGCTGCTGGAGCAGTCGGTCAAACTCTACGACCTCACCCTCAACGCCAGTGCGGCTCCCTGAGTCGAGTTTCCGTTTCGAATCGCACTGGACGCCACGTCTTCATACTGAATTTGGATGTTTCCATGACGGCTTCAGCCCTACTGTCAGCCGAGCAAATGTGTCAGCTGATCCAGCGTCGGTTTGAATACAGCCGACTTCTGCTCGAAATCTCAGTCGAACAGGAGTCTCTGATTCAACAGGGACAATACGCCGAGTTAATTGAGATTCTGCTGAAGAAGCAGACGCTGCTCGACGCGTTGCGGACCTGCAGCGATTGTGATCCGCCATTGCCCAGGCAGTGGCATTCCCTGCGGAATCAGTTGCCTTCTGAGGAACGAAGCCGCTGCGAAAGCCTGCTGGAGCAGACAGAGAACGCGCTGGCGAGTCTGATGGACCGCGAGCAGGTTTGTACCGATACGCTGCAGAGACAGAAAGACGACACCCAGACTCAACTGCAGTTGGTCTCAGGAGGGATCGCTGTTCAGAACGCCTATCAGGACGACGATGGGAACAGTCAGTTTGATCGCAACTTCTAGTCACCGAATCCTTTCCCTTCACACGAATCCCCAGCCGGCATTCCACTCATGATCGATCCCTTCCTGCAGCAAACGACGGTTCCACTTCTGGAACGCGTAGCCGCGTTCGGACAGCAGCGTCATGCGGTCCTCGCCGGGAACATCGCCAATATCGATACTCCAGACTATCAACCGCAGGATCTGCCGGTTCAGGACTTCGAACGCGCGCTGCGGCAAGCCGTCGAAGCCCGACGGCAACAGGATGGTTCTCAGCCCTTATTGCCGCCGTCTCTGGGAGTATCTCCCGCAAATGGTAGCCTCTCCCATCTGGTGTGGCAGCAGCCGACATCCGGGATTCAGGGAGCGCCTGCCGTCGGAGACACGCAGCGGCGAACCGAGGACTTCTTCCCGGCCAGCCTCTCAAAAGCCGAACCGGTCCGCCGCAATCTGACATTCCACGACGGAGCCAGTCGCAGCATTGAACAGGAATCGATGGAAATGGTGAAGAACGCCTCGATGCAAAGCTTCGCCATCGAAGTGATGCGGAACCAGCTCAATATCCTCGAAAGCGTAATCAGCGAACGCGTGGTCTAAGACCCCGAGAACTGATACGGAGAATCCGACATGTTTAAGACAATCGATATCATCACCAGTGGCCTGGTTGCCCAGCGGCAGCGGTTGAACACCATTGCGGAGAACGTGGCCAATGTGAACACCACTCGCGATGCCGAAGGAAACGTCGCCCCCTTTCAGCGTCGGTTCGTCGCCTTCTCGGCCGAGAAGACCGAAGGCAAAGCCGCGGGGGTGGAGTTTGACGTTCTGCAGGCCGCAAACGCCGAACCTCGAAGGGTTTACGAGCCTGGTCACCCGGATGCCGACCAGAACGGCTACGTCGACTACCCGAATATCAATCTTGTCACCGAGTTCGTAAATGCGTTAGAAGCATCCCGCGCCTACGAAGCGAACATCGCGTCGTTCAACACCACGCAGAAAATTGGTGATATGACGCTGCGAATTCTCGCCTGAGCCACCTCCCTTCCAGCCTGCGGAACTCAATCCCGATGGTTCCATCAATCAATCCAAATTCTGTCACGTCGCATCCTCTGGTGCAGAGCAATCCCGCCCTGCAACCGACCGAATCGGGGATGCCTGTTGACTTCCAGAAGATGCTCTTCGACAGCATCCAGCAGACCAGCGACATGGCCAACACGGCGGAAGCCAACGTGGAAGCCCGTCTGCTCGGCGAAGACATCACCTCGGCGGAAGTCTTTACGAGCATGCGCAAGGCCGACCTGGCCATGAAAATGATGATGCAGGTTCGCAATAAGCTGGTCAGCGCGTTTCAGGAAGTCCAGCAGATGCGAATGTAGTGTTCGCTGTTTCCCCTCCACTTCTCCCTCCCCTGATCGATCCCATCCATGGAAATCCTGAAACAGACGTTCGGCCAGTTCCGGACGCTATTCATGTCGATGCCGACCAGTCAGCAGATGATGCTGGTTGGAGTGACCGCAGCGGTGCTGGGCGGCTTCGGCTATCTGATGTGGTCCGGTTCGGGTGACGGCAGTTATTCGCCTGTGTCGGTCGGCAAAACGTTTACGGTCGCTGAACTGATTCGCGCAGAGGAAACATTACTGCAGCAGGGGAAGACGGACTTCAAAAGACGAGGCCAGCGACTGCTCGTGCCTGCCGACAAGGTCGAAGAGTACAACGCCATTCTACTCGCCTCGGGAACGCTTCCCCAGAACTGGGCCGAAGAGTGGGAGCAGCAGTACACCGACATCGGACCGTTCGCCAATAACAAGCAGATGGACACCCGCAAGGAAATCGCCCGCGCCAAACTGGCCAGTCAGATGCTGGCGGCGTTGCCCGACGTCGACTATGCCAATGTCGTATGGGATCAGGAAGACAAGGCCCGCTGGCCCGCTCAGCCGAGGACCACGGCGACGGTCTCCGTTCGGCCCAAACCGGGACGCGAGATTCCCTCGTCGCTCGTGCATGCGATTCGCGTTTCAATTTCGGGCATGAAAGCCAACCTGAAACCTGAAGATGTCACCGTGCTCGATCTGGGGCGAGGCATCGCACATCAACAGTCGCTCGACAACGATCCGTATAACGATCGCGTTCTGCAGCGGATTCAGCAGCTCAAGGACATGTACCGCAGAGATATCATGACGGCGATCGACTACATCGATTCCGTTCGGGTCGCGGTGAATGTTGACATCGATAACATCAAGACCTCGGTCAGCCGCGAACAGCTGATGCAGAGCCAGGGCTCGACACTTTACAGCGAGAACGTGTCGGTCAAAGACAACAGCAATCAATTTGCCACTCAGCGGGAGCCAGGCCAGAACGCCAATGGCCCCATGAATCTCGCGGCTCAGCAAACGCCTCGGCAAACTCAGGATTCCTCAACGACGCGGGAATCGATTCTCAGCGCCCCGTCCTACAAGGTCGTTGAACAGGCACTTATCGGGGCTCTGCCGGAGAACGTGCGGGTCTCCGTGGTGATTCCCGAGTCGTATTTTCGGGTCGTGGCGATGCAGTCGGGAGAACTGACCGCGGAAGCGACCGACGAAGAAATCCGGGCCGCCGCGAAGAAGTACGAACCCGATGTCGTTGACGCGGTCAAGGCACGGGTTGCGAAGATCATCCCGATCCCCCAGGGCGGCAACATCGATGATTTCATCGACGTCGGCTCGTACGTCCCCACCCCGGTCGAAGAGCACGTTGTGACAGTGCCCTGGACGGATACCTTTACGTACATGATCACGCAATGGGGCAGCGCCGTTGCTCTGGGTGTGTTCGCGTTGTGGGCGTTCTGGATGTTGAACAAGACCGTTCGCAGTCAGCAGCCGGTCAATATTCCGGAAGACGATGAGCCCGTCGCGGCCATTCGAACCGGCGACGACGAATCTGATGACGAAGAACTGAATCCAAAGAATGATACGAAACGCATCGATCACCTGCAGTCGCTTGTGCGGAAGAACCCCGACATGACCGCGGCGATCATCAGCAACTGGATTCAGGAAGCCAAGTAACCCTGTCCTTCACTTGAGAGATTCATCTTTCCCGGTAAGTCCACCATGGATTCGATTCGCAAATCTGCCATTCTGCTGCTTTCGCTGGAGAAGCCACTCGCCAAGGAGGTGATTGCGCAAATGCCTCGCGAGATTGTGGAGAAAGTGACGCTGCAGATCGCGAAACTGAAGAACGTAACCCGGGAAGAACAGGAGAAGGTTCTCGACGAATACTACTCGGCTGTCCGGGAACGCACGCCGATGGAGCAGGGCGGCATGGCGACCGTCGATGAACTTCTGAAAGACTCGATGGGCGAGATTGGCGGCGCTATCCTGGAAAACGTTCGGCAGTCGATGAACTCGGTCCCATTCGGCTTTCTGCATAAGGTCGGAGCCGACAACCTGCTCACCTTCATCGTGGAAGAACATCCGCAGACGATCGCTCTGATTATGTCGCACCTCCCGCCTTCGCAGGCTGCGGAAGTGCTGAGCGGTCTGCCGGCTAACAAGCAGCTCGACGTGATCCGCCGCATCGCCAATATGGAACAGACGAGTCCGGAAGTGATCGAGGACGTGGAAAAGAGCCTCGAAGTCCGCATGCTCAGCACGATCAACCAGCAGTTAGAGAAAGCGGGTGGCGTGCCGATCGTGGCTGAGATTCTCAACCTCACCGATCGCATGACGAACCGCGGCATTCTCGAAAATCTCGAAGAAGAGGACAACGATCTGGCCGACGAGATTCGTCGCCTGATGTTCGTTTTCGACGACCTGCTCAAGCTGGACAACAAGGCGATTCAATCGCTGCTCAAAGAAGTCGACAACAGCCAGTGGGCTCTGGCTCTCAAAGGCGCGTCGGAAGAGATTCGCGAGAAGATTCTTTCCAACCTGTCGCAACGAGCCTCCGACATGCTGCGGGAAGAAATGGAGTTCCTGGGAGCCGTTCGCGTCAGCGATGTCGAAGCGATGCAGTCTCAGATCGTCGACGCGGTCCGTCGTCTCGAGGATTCCGGCGAGATCGTCGTCTCCAGTGGCAACGCCAGCGAGCAGTTCATTTCCTGACCGGATAGAAGGGTGTGCCGATGACAACTTCGCCCCGGGTCATGAAATCCGCTGCGGTGGCCGATGCAATGGCCGTTGGTCAGTTTAACTATGAAGACCTGCGCGGTCGCTGCGAGAACTATCTCGACTCGGTCCGTCAGCAGGCTCAACAACTGTTGACCGATGCCCAGGACAACGCCGAGAAGATCAAACAGGCCGCCATTAAAGAAGGGCGGGAAGTGGGACTGAAGCAGGGGCTGCTCGAAGCCGAGAAGTCGATCCAGACTCGCGTCAAACAGGAAGCCGCCGCCGCTGTCGATGCGAAACTGAAAACCGTGCTTCCCAGCCTGAAACAGGCCGTTGCGGAAGTTCATCAGATTCGCGATCAGGCTGAATCCTACTGGCATGATCAGGCGATCGATCTTGTGATGGCGATGACCGGGAAGCTGGTTCATCGAATGCTCGAACGTGATCCGGGAATCGGCGTCGAACGCCTGCAGGAAGTTCTCAAGCTTGTTGTCGGTCAGTCCGAACTGCAGATCGAGGTCGCCGAGTCCGACCTGGCGGCTCTGCAGGAGGAACTTGAACAGGTGACCAAACGCGTCAGCCAGACCGGCGTGAAGCTCATCGGACAGGCCGAACTCAAACCCGGCGATTATCGGGTGCTGATGAAATACGGCGAGATCGATGCTCGGGTCGATGTTCAGCTGCAGCGAATTATCGAGGAACTGGTCGGCGAGTAACCCATCATGACAGAGACAGCCAACAACATGTGGACGGAGAAGCTCGAGGGCGTTCTTCCGTACAAGCTGACCGGCCGGATTTCCCGGATTGCCGGAATGGCGGCTCATGTTCGCGGACTGGCTGCCCCGTTGGGGTCGTTGTGCCGAATTGTCAGTCCGAATCGCGGCCCGGTTGAAGCCGAAGTGGTCGGCGTGAACGACGATGAGATCATTATCCAGCCCTACGCCGACCTGATTGGTGTGAAGGGAGGCGATCCTGTCGAACTGCGGCAAACTCGGCAGTCTTTGCGAGTTGGTCAGCAACTGCTCGGGCGGGTCGTCAACGCGCGTGGACGATTCATCGATGGGGGACCTCCTGTGGTTCTTCCGCACACCGTGCCCATTCTGGCCGATCCGGTGTCGCCGTTGCATCGCCCACGAATTGACGATGTGCTCGAGACCGGCGTTAAAGCGATCGATGGCATGCTCACCTGTGGCCAGGGGCAACGTCTGGGGATCTTCGCCGGAAGCGGTGTCGGGAAAAGTACACTGCTCGGGCAGCTGGCCAAGTATGCTCGGGCCGACGTCAATGTGGTCGTTCTCGTGGGTGAGCGAGGTCGCGAAGTTCGTGAGTTTCTGGAACGCGATCTCGGACCGGAAGGGGTTGCCCGGAGTGTCTTGATCGTGGCTACGAGCGAAGAGTCGGCTCTTCTACGACGTCAATGTGCTTACACCGGAACGGCGGTCGCCGAGTACTTCCGCGATCTCAATCTCAATGTGCTCCTGATGATGGACAGCGTGACTCGCTTTGCGCTGGCTCAGCGGGAAATCGGACTCGCAGCTGGTGAGCCGCCCGCGACTCGAGGATTTCCACCCA
The sequence above is a segment of the Rubinisphaera margarita genome. Coding sequences within it:
- a CDS encoding FliI/YscN family ATPase codes for the protein MTETANNMWTEKLEGVLPYKLTGRISRIAGMAAHVRGLAAPLGSLCRIVSPNRGPVEAEVVGVNDDEIIIQPYADLIGVKGGDPVELRQTRQSLRVGQQLLGRVVNARGRFIDGGPPVVLPHTVPILADPVSPLHRPRIDDVLETGVKAIDGMLTCGQGQRLGIFAGSGVGKSTLLGQLAKYARADVNVVVLVGERGREVREFLERDLGPEGVARSVLIVATSEESALLRRQCAYTGTAVAEYFRDLNLNVLLMMDSVTRFALAQREIGLAAGEPPATRGFPPSVFAQLPRLLERSGRTERGSITGLYTVLVEGDDTNEPISDTVRGILDGHIVLSRELAHQSHWPAIDVLGSVSRLMNELASPEHLTAAQNLKRMLAAYRQSEDMINIGAYQAGSNPKIDRAIALKPHVDRVLQQASTEHVPMTETIQKLLAIGSQVAPAPAVPPGNEPQQPTSATA
- a CDS encoding flagellar basal body rod protein FlgB, which translates into the protein MIDPFLQQTTVPLLERVAAFGQQRHAVLAGNIANIDTPDYQPQDLPVQDFERALRQAVEARRQQDGSQPLLPPSLGVSPANGSLSHLVWQQPTSGIQGAPAVGDTQRRTEDFFPASLSKAEPVRRNLTFHDGASRSIEQESMEMVKNASMQSFAIEVMRNQLNILESVISERVV
- the fliG gene encoding flagellar motor switch protein FliG, with product MDSIRKSAILLLSLEKPLAKEVIAQMPREIVEKVTLQIAKLKNVTREEQEKVLDEYYSAVRERTPMEQGGMATVDELLKDSMGEIGGAILENVRQSMNSVPFGFLHKVGADNLLTFIVEEHPQTIALIMSHLPPSQAAEVLSGLPANKQLDVIRRIANMEQTSPEVIEDVEKSLEVRMLSTINQQLEKAGGVPIVAEILNLTDRMTNRGILENLEEEDNDLADEIRRLMFVFDDLLKLDNKAIQSLLKEVDNSQWALALKGASEEIREKILSNLSQRASDMLREEMEFLGAVRVSDVEAMQSQIVDAVRRLEDSGEIVVSSGNASEQFIS
- a CDS encoding FliH/SctL family protein, producing the protein MTTSPRVMKSAAVADAMAVGQFNYEDLRGRCENYLDSVRQQAQQLLTDAQDNAEKIKQAAIKEGREVGLKQGLLEAEKSIQTRVKQEAAAAVDAKLKTVLPSLKQAVAEVHQIRDQAESYWHDQAIDLVMAMTGKLVHRMLERDPGIGVERLQEVLKLVVGQSELQIEVAESDLAALQEELEQVTKRVSQTGVKLIGQAELKPGDYRVLMKYGEIDARVDVQLQRIIEELVGE
- the flgC gene encoding flagellar basal body rod protein FlgC — protein: MFKTIDIITSGLVAQRQRLNTIAENVANVNTTRDAEGNVAPFQRRFVAFSAEKTEGKAAGVEFDVLQAANAEPRRVYEPGHPDADQNGYVDYPNINLVTEFVNALEASRAYEANIASFNTTQKIGDMTLRILA
- the fliE gene encoding flagellar hook-basal body complex protein FliE, giving the protein MVPSINPNSVTSHPLVQSNPALQPTESGMPVDFQKMLFDSIQQTSDMANTAEANVEARLLGEDITSAEVFTSMRKADLAMKMMMQVRNKLVSAFQEVQQMRM